In one window of Opitutus sp. GAS368 DNA:
- a CDS encoding thiamine pyrophosphate-binding protein yields the protein MQRKVSDLIAEFFERKGVKHAFGIIGSANAHIFDSIFYQSKIELICPHHEQACTMAIQSYWKVSGQPTFALVTAGAGSSNAITGVLSAWADSIPCLIISGQENARYVTPGFDRRMYGIQGYDSPFAVSKMTKYGARVMTPEQTLYELEKAWHIATTGRPGPCWIDFPQSVQSAMVKESTLAHYTPEAPPTAVAPLVGEALQREVVATLTRLRGAKRPLLWLGVGIRMAGAQKELKAFVEALGVPVLVTWSAIDLLPGGHPLVMGSAGVYGQRAANFILQSCDCLVTIGTRLAIPQVGYDISELARAAKDITVVDIDPTELKKYPERFNHPVRADAGGFIRELQRQAATAPLPAPKEWLAWCGEVRARFPWIGPEHADKDGFINSYKFMDRLVGQLKPDQVVVTDMGTALLSGHQALRITPPQRLITSQGLGEMGFGLPGAIGASFARNRGEVLCLNCDGGMMMNLQELQTVAHHQLPIKLIIFNNDGYLMIKHTQKAVLKGRYAGTDAKSGVSCPDFSKLATAFGMPAFRIRTWEDFDREMPKVLAAAGPVICEVFMAPEQFFHPKLGISVQPDGTLISPPLEDLSPFLPRETLRANLQGPLHPKSEKIQPG from the coding sequence ATGCAACGAAAAGTCAGTGACCTGATCGCGGAGTTTTTTGAGCGGAAGGGCGTGAAGCACGCCTTCGGCATCATTGGCTCGGCCAACGCCCACATCTTCGATTCGATCTTCTACCAGTCGAAGATCGAGCTGATCTGCCCGCACCACGAGCAGGCCTGCACCATGGCGATCCAGAGCTACTGGAAGGTCAGCGGCCAGCCGACGTTCGCCTTGGTCACCGCCGGCGCCGGCTCGAGCAACGCGATCACCGGTGTGCTCTCGGCGTGGGCCGATTCCATCCCCTGCCTGATCATCTCCGGCCAGGAAAACGCGCGCTACGTCACGCCCGGCTTCGATCGCCGGATGTATGGCATCCAGGGTTACGACAGCCCGTTTGCCGTCAGCAAGATGACGAAATACGGCGCGCGGGTGATGACGCCGGAGCAAACGTTGTATGAACTGGAGAAGGCGTGGCACATCGCCACGACCGGCCGGCCGGGCCCGTGCTGGATCGATTTTCCGCAGAGCGTGCAGTCGGCGATGGTGAAGGAGAGCACGCTGGCGCACTATACACCCGAAGCGCCGCCAACGGCCGTCGCCCCGCTGGTGGGCGAGGCTTTGCAACGCGAGGTGGTGGCGACGCTGACACGCCTGCGCGGCGCGAAGCGACCGCTGCTCTGGCTCGGCGTGGGCATTCGCATGGCCGGCGCGCAGAAAGAATTGAAGGCATTTGTCGAGGCGCTCGGCGTGCCCGTGCTGGTGACCTGGTCGGCGATCGACCTGCTGCCCGGCGGACATCCGCTGGTGATGGGCAGCGCGGGCGTCTACGGCCAGCGCGCGGCGAACTTCATTCTCCAGAGTTGCGACTGCCTGGTGACCATCGGGACCCGGCTCGCGATCCCGCAGGTCGGGTATGACATCAGCGAACTGGCGCGGGCGGCCAAGGACATCACGGTCGTCGACATCGACCCGACCGAGCTGAAGAAATACCCGGAGCGGTTCAACCATCCGGTGCGCGCCGATGCAGGCGGCTTCATCCGCGAGCTGCAGCGACAGGCGGCGACCGCCCCGCTCCCGGCGCCGAAAGAGTGGCTCGCTTGGTGCGGCGAGGTGCGCGCGCGCTTCCCGTGGATCGGGCCCGAGCACGCCGACAAGGACGGGTTTATCAATTCCTACAAGTTCATGGACCGGCTGGTCGGCCAGCTCAAGCCCGACCAGGTGGTCGTGACGGACATGGGCACGGCGCTGCTCAGCGGCCACCAGGCGCTGCGAATCACGCCGCCGCAGCGGCTGATCACGTCGCAGGGCCTCGGCGAGATGGGCTTCGGCCTGCCCGGCGCCATCGGCGCCTCCTTCGCGCGCAACCGCGGCGAGGTGCTCTGCCTGAACTGCGACGGCGGCATGATGATGAACCTGCAGGAGCTGCAGACCGTCGCGCACCACCAGCTCCCGATCAAACTCATCATCTTCAACAACGACGGCTACCTGATGATCAAACACACGCAGAAAGCGGTGCTCAAGGGCCGCTACGCCGGCACGGACGCCAAGTCCGGCGTATCGTGTCCGGATTTCAGCAAGCTGGCGACAGCGTTCGGCATGCCGGCCTTCCGGATCCGCACGTGGGAGGATTTCGACCGCGAGATGCCGAAGGTGCTGGCCGCGGCCGGCCCGGTGATCTGCGAGGTGTTCATGGCGCCCGAGCAGTTCTTCCACCCCAAGCTGGGCATCTCGGTGCAGCCCGACGGCACGCTCATCTCGCCGCCGCTCGAGGACCTGTCGCCCTTCCTGCCGCGCGAGACGCTAAGGGCCAACCTGCAGGGGCCGCTGCACCCGAAGTCGGAGAAGATCCAGCCGGGT